A genomic window from Candidatus Kouleothrix ribensis includes:
- a CDS encoding glycosyltransferase family 4 protein: MQIGIDASRIAVTARTGTEHYTYELLAALARLDRRDRFTLYCNARPAALPPLGPNFMLRAMPFPRLWTHVRLSAELALRPPDVLFVPAHVLPLGAPLRRTRTVVTIHDMGYLHFPAAHTPLQRRYLWLSTWWSARAASHVIAISGATRDDLVRYTGICPEKVTVIHHGLSARFHPIDDPAVLAATQARYGIDRPYFLYVGTVQPRKNLERLIEAFARAVRLGDPDRLPASGPLQLVIAGKRGWLTEAIERRAAELGVAEWVIFTGYVPDADVPALLSGALAFTFPSLYEGFGMPVLEAMACGAPVLAANSSSLPEVAGDAAILADPTDTAAITAALLRLACEPALRAELRARGLARAAQFSWERCAEATLRVLRG; encoded by the coding sequence ATGCAGATCGGAATTGATGCCAGCCGGATCGCCGTGACGGCGCGCACCGGCACCGAGCACTATACCTACGAGCTGCTAGCGGCGCTGGCCCGGCTCGATCGGCGCGACCGCTTCACGCTATACTGCAACGCGCGGCCGGCCGCACTGCCGCCGCTCGGGCCGAACTTCATGCTGCGCGCGATGCCATTCCCGCGGCTATGGACGCACGTGCGGCTCTCGGCCGAGCTGGCGCTGCGCCCGCCCGACGTGTTGTTCGTGCCGGCGCATGTGCTGCCACTGGGCGCGCCGCTGCGCCGCACGCGCACGGTGGTGACGATCCACGACATGGGCTACCTGCATTTCCCCGCCGCGCACACACCGCTACAGCGGCGCTACCTGTGGCTCTCGACCTGGTGGAGCGCACGCGCCGCCAGCCACGTGATCGCGATCTCGGGCGCCACGCGCGACGACCTGGTGCGCTACACCGGCATTTGCCCTGAGAAGGTCACAGTGATACACCACGGGCTATCCGCGCGCTTCCACCCGATCGACGACCCGGCCGTGCTGGCGGCCACCCAGGCGCGCTACGGCATCGACAGGCCCTACTTCCTGTATGTTGGCACAGTGCAGCCGCGCAAGAATCTCGAGCGGTTGATCGAGGCGTTCGCCCGAGCCGTGCGACTCGGCGATCCTGATCGGCTGCCGGCAAGCGGCCCGCTGCAATTAGTGATCGCAGGCAAGCGCGGCTGGCTGACCGAGGCGATCGAGCGGCGCGCCGCCGAGCTGGGCGTGGCCGAATGGGTGATCTTCACCGGCTATGTGCCCGACGCCGACGTGCCGGCGCTGCTGAGCGGCGCGCTGGCGTTCACATTCCCGTCGCTGTACGAGGGCTTCGGCATGCCGGTGCTCGAGGCGATGGCCTGCGGTGCGCCGGTGCTTGCGGCCAACAGCTCGAGCCTGCCCGAGGTGGCCGGCGACGCCGCCATCCTGGCCGACCCGACCGACACGGCGGCGATCACAGCGGCGCTGCTGCGGCTGGCGTGCGAGCCGGCGCTGCGGGCCGAGCTGCGCGCGCGCGGGCTGGCGCGCGCGGCCCAGTTCAGCTGGGAGCGTTGCGCCGAGGCAACGCTACGCGTGCTGCGCGGGTGA
- a CDS encoding DUF11 domain-containing protein, protein MIRIARIAAVPALILSIVLGCGQPAASAAPVASLDGCQIFPADNVWNTPINTLAVDSHSAEYIANIGAELPMHADFGSNKYGDFGIPFNSVSQGQARVPVSFDYADESDAGPYPIPPGPKIEAGSDRHILVLEQGVCRLYETWNTRASGAGWRAGSGAVFDLGSNALRPAGWTSADAAGLPILPGLARHDEVAASAINHALRFTVQCSASFYIWPARHQAVPPDCPASPAPGTRFAPMGLRLRLKASVDISHFSHDTQVILAALKKYGMIVADNGSSWYISGAPDQGWDDDTLVDELKQVHGADFEVVDTAPMQIDPNSGQARQPNQDAKRVVPAAARQGGQASYTITIGGDGSTLSMADVLPAGLTLVSGPGTTPANVAAASYNSATRTISWSDAPPVGQLVTITYVVTLDSAGPGAIVNSATLTRSGTNSQLRATLIANPIETFLPALRK, encoded by the coding sequence ATGATCCGGATCGCACGTATCGCCGCAGTGCCGGCACTGATTCTGAGCATTGTACTCGGCTGCGGCCAGCCCGCCGCCAGCGCCGCGCCGGTCGCCAGCCTGGACGGCTGCCAGATCTTCCCGGCCGACAACGTCTGGAACACGCCGATCAACACGCTGGCCGTCGACAGCCACTCGGCCGAGTATATTGCGAATATCGGCGCAGAGCTGCCCATGCACGCCGACTTTGGCTCGAACAAGTATGGTGATTTCGGCATCCCGTTCAATAGCGTGTCGCAAGGCCAGGCGCGCGTGCCGGTGAGCTTCGACTACGCCGACGAGAGCGACGCCGGCCCGTACCCCATCCCGCCCGGCCCGAAGATCGAGGCCGGCAGCGACCGCCACATCCTCGTGCTCGAGCAGGGCGTCTGCCGATTGTACGAAACCTGGAACACGCGCGCGAGCGGCGCTGGCTGGCGCGCCGGCTCAGGTGCGGTCTTCGACCTGGGCTCGAACGCGCTACGGCCGGCCGGCTGGACCTCGGCCGACGCGGCCGGGTTGCCGATCTTGCCTGGCCTGGCGCGCCACGACGAAGTAGCCGCCAGCGCGATCAACCACGCGCTGCGTTTTACAGTGCAGTGTAGTGCCAGCTTCTACATCTGGCCGGCGCGCCACCAGGCCGTGCCGCCCGACTGCCCGGCCAGCCCGGCGCCCGGCACGCGCTTCGCACCCATGGGCCTGCGCCTGCGCCTGAAGGCCAGCGTCGACATCTCGCACTTCTCGCACGACACTCAGGTGATCCTCGCGGCGCTGAAGAAGTATGGCATGATCGTGGCCGATAATGGATCGAGCTGGTATATCAGCGGCGCGCCCGACCAGGGATGGGACGACGACACGTTGGTAGATGAGCTGAAACAGGTGCATGGCGCAGACTTTGAGGTGGTCGACACTGCGCCAATGCAGATCGACCCGAACTCAGGCCAGGCGCGCCAGCCGAACCAGGATGCCAAGCGGGTTGTGCCGGCGGCCGCGCGCCAGGGTGGGCAGGCCAGCTACACGATTACGATCGGCGGCGATGGCAGCACGCTGAGCATGGCCGATGTGCTGCCGGCCGGGCTGACGCTTGTATCGGGGCCAGGCACCACGCCCGCGAACGTGGCAGCGGCCAGCTACAACAGCGCTACCCGCACGATCAGCTGGAGCGATGCGCCGCCCGTAGGCCAGCTCGTGACGATCACCTATGTGGTTACGCTCGACTCAGCCGGGCCGGGCGCGATCGTCAATAGCGCCACGCTGACGCGCAGCGGCACGAACAGCCAGCTCAGGGCCACGCTAATCGCCAACCCGATCGAGACGTTTTTGCCTGCGCTGCGTAAGTAG
- a CDS encoding sugar kinase produces the protein MPRSIIAVGDLVWDVLVKPDGILLPGGDTTGRIALAPGGSAANVAAWIARAGMPAGFVGKVGADIFGDLVVDALVREGVEAHVSRTNEYDTGVILVLIDRAGQRSMVTNQAADFHLLPADLPQQAIERCGHLHITAWSLFTEPPRQAAIHAATLAKAAGASVSFDPASYQMIREMGHDKFVRITAGLPVDILFPNREEGEALTGERDPAAVTQNLHERYNGAVVVLKLDKDGCFVRAKDHAQHYPTGDVAVLDATGAGDAFDAAFLARYLRDGDLAEAAQFANTIGEWVVAHYGARPPIDAELSELLAQ, from the coding sequence GTGCCGCGCTCGATTATCGCCGTAGGCGACCTGGTGTGGGATGTGCTGGTCAAGCCCGACGGCATCTTGCTGCCTGGCGGTGATACCACCGGGCGGATCGCACTGGCGCCCGGTGGCTCAGCCGCCAATGTGGCAGCCTGGATCGCGCGAGCGGGCATGCCGGCCGGGTTTGTGGGTAAAGTTGGCGCCGACATATTTGGCGATCTCGTGGTCGATGCCCTCGTGCGCGAAGGCGTAGAAGCCCACGTCAGCCGCACCAACGAATACGATACCGGCGTAATCCTGGTTCTGATCGATCGCGCCGGCCAGCGCAGTATGGTCACAAACCAGGCGGCCGACTTCCACCTGCTGCCGGCCGATTTACCCCAGCAGGCGATCGAGCGCTGCGGTCATCTGCATATCACCGCCTGGTCGCTATTCACCGAGCCACCGCGCCAGGCCGCGATCCACGCTGCTACGTTAGCCAAGGCTGCCGGCGCGTCGGTGTCGTTCGACCCGGCCTCGTACCAGATGATCCGCGAGATGGGCCACGACAAGTTCGTGCGCATCACCGCCGGCCTGCCAGTCGATATTCTTTTTCCCAATCGCGAGGAAGGCGAGGCGCTCACGGGCGAGCGCGACCCGGCGGCGGTGACACAGAATCTGCACGAGCGCTACAATGGCGCAGTGGTGGTGCTGAAGCTCGATAAAGATGGCTGCTTTGTGCGCGCGAAGGATCATGCCCAGCACTACCCAACCGGCGATGTTGCGGTGCTCGACGCGACTGGCGCCGGCGACGCGTTCGACGCCGCGTTTCTGGCACGCTACCTGCGCGATGGCGATCTGGCTGAGGCAGCGCAGTTCGCGAATACGATCGGCGAGTGGGTGGTGGCGCACTATGGCGCGCGCCCGCCGATCGACGCCGAGCTGAGCGAGCTGCTGGCCCAATAG
- a CDS encoding sigma-70 family RNA polymerase sigma factor, whose translation MNAQINTIAHQAANSANRQPQQQQVPDDLELIAGISAGNSQALEQLYDRYAAVVYRLALRMLKNPEMAEDLVQEVFWRVWRRSGSFERERGRVAQWLFGIAHNLCIDELRRLRARPTPVYEDVDHPIIQYLVDEQMDVPAAAWASEQRRAITEALLELPQAQRQAIALAYFGGMSHQEIATRLNRPLGTIKTRVRLGLQKLSGLLEARGLQPTSYLDA comes from the coding sequence ATGAATGCACAGATCAACACGATCGCGCATCAGGCTGCCAACAGCGCGAACCGCCAGCCCCAGCAGCAACAGGTGCCCGATGATCTCGAGCTGATCGCCGGCATATCGGCGGGCAATAGTCAGGCGCTCGAGCAACTCTACGATCGCTATGCTGCAGTAGTCTACCGGCTGGCGCTGCGCATGCTGAAGAACCCCGAGATGGCCGAGGATCTGGTTCAAGAGGTGTTCTGGCGCGTATGGCGGCGCAGCGGCAGCTTTGAGCGCGAGCGTGGGCGGGTGGCACAGTGGCTATTCGGCATCGCGCATAACCTGTGCATCGACGAATTGCGCCGGCTGCGCGCCCGGCCGACCCCTGTATACGAGGATGTCGATCACCCGATCATCCAATACCTGGTCGATGAGCAGATGGATGTGCCGGCGGCGGCCTGGGCCAGCGAGCAGCGCCGCGCGATCACCGAGGCCTTGCTTGAGCTGCCGCAGGCTCAGCGCCAGGCGATTGCGCTGGCTTACTTCGGCGGCATGTCGCACCAGGAGATCGCCACCCGGCTCAATCGACCGCTAGGTACAATCAAGACGCGTGTGCGCCTGGGGTTACAGAAGCTGAGCGGCTTGCTCGAGGCGCGCGGCCTGCAACCAACCAGCTACCTCGACGCATAG
- a CDS encoding ATP/GTP-binding protein — translation MQTVKMVISGAVNAGKTEFIKAISEIEVVSTERRATDDTKLIKKETTVAMDFGRIAIADDLVLHLFGTPGQKRFDFMWEILSEGMLGLVILVDSTRPETFRETNRIIDFFVSYRDTPYVVAANKQDKPNAWSPDELRLALRLPPHVKVLPCVAAERESVKQVLLELLYVILQQSEE, via the coding sequence GTGCAGACGGTAAAAATGGTTATCAGCGGAGCAGTGAACGCGGGTAAGACCGAGTTCATCAAGGCGATCAGCGAGATTGAGGTGGTGTCGACCGAGAGGCGCGCCACCGATGATACCAAGCTGATCAAAAAAGAGACGACAGTGGCGATGGACTTCGGTCGTATCGCGATTGCCGACGATCTGGTGTTGCATCTGTTCGGTACGCCCGGCCAGAAGCGCTTCGATTTCATGTGGGAGATTCTCTCGGAGGGCATGCTCGGCCTGGTGATCTTGGTCGATAGCACGCGCCCCGAGACCTTCCGTGAGACGAACCGGATCATCGACTTTTTCGTCTCGTACCGCGACACCCCGTATGTCGTTGCGGCAAACAAGCAAGACAAGCCCAACGCCTGGTCGCCCGACGAACTGCGCCTGGCATTGCGGCTGCCTCCGCACGTGAAAGTCTTGCCATGCGTCGCAGCTGAGCGCGAGAGCGTCAAGCAGGTGCTGCTTGAGCTGCTCTATGTGATTCTGCAGCAGAGCGAGGAGTAG
- a CDS encoding DUF4388 domain-containing protein: MALVGNIRDFSLSDFLYLVDRGYKTGCLHLSRLDESASLYFEKGRLITACRKEQAASVTDLLVRKSKLTTQQASQAIDAQRNDGGASLSQILMRLEYVSREDLQRVLQLHIEESVYLLFGWPDGEFRFEQNQRPDPFAPIMPVPLPVEHLIMEGVRRIDEWGRIKDRIPSTDMIVKFIEQPGDKAKGVQLAPEEWRVFARINGRDSLAEIAQKTGLTEFDVCRIVYGFLTAGLVDVLKRPKPVPIMASGRPMAEAPKVKRGLVSRIINRIRGM, translated from the coding sequence ATGGCGCTGGTCGGTAACATTCGGGATTTTAGCCTGTCCGATTTCTTGTACCTTGTCGATCGCGGCTACAAGACCGGTTGCTTGCACCTGAGCCGGCTTGATGAATCGGCATCACTGTACTTCGAGAAAGGCCGGCTGATTACGGCTTGCCGTAAGGAGCAGGCCGCCTCGGTGACGGATCTGCTGGTGCGCAAGAGCAAGCTCACCACGCAGCAGGCCAGCCAGGCAATCGATGCCCAGCGCAACGATGGCGGCGCCAGCCTCTCTCAGATCCTGATGCGGCTCGAGTATGTGTCGCGTGAAGATTTGCAGCGGGTGCTCCAGCTGCATATCGAAGAGTCGGTGTACTTGCTGTTTGGCTGGCCCGACGGCGAGTTCCGCTTCGAGCAGAATCAACGGCCCGATCCATTCGCGCCAATCATGCCTGTGCCGCTGCCGGTCGAGCATCTGATAATGGAAGGCGTCCGGCGCATCGACGAGTGGGGCCGGATCAAGGATCGCATTCCTAGCACCGACATGATCGTCAAGTTCATCGAGCAGCCAGGCGACAAGGCCAAGGGTGTGCAGCTGGCCCCCGAAGAGTGGCGCGTGTTCGCACGGATCAATGGCAGAGATAGCCTGGCCGAGATCGCGCAGAAGACAGGCCTGACCGAGTTCGATGTCTGCCGGATTGTGTATGGGTTTTTGACGGCAGGGCTGGTCGATGTGCTCAAGCGGCCCAAGCCGGTTCCTATTATGGCCAGCGGGCGGCCGATGGCCGAGGCGCCCAAAGTCAAGCGCGGGCTTGTTTCACGGATTATCAATCGTATTCGCGGTATGTGA
- a CDS encoding DUF1385 domain-containing protein: MSVKRFPYGGQAVLEGVMMRGVHQATVAVRNAAGEIVFKHEPLNVRRRHTWETLPFLRGVLMLWDALNLGSRALNFSAAVALADETQAEAVRSGAPAEPAPAQPAANTSTSLMMLVSLLLAIGIFFVLPTLIASLADRFGASPTLREGIKSLLQLAIFVGYIGGISLLPDVKRLFGYHGAEHKAINAYEAGAPLTVERVREFTLIHPRCGTSFLLVVLLINFVVSFLLVRDLPLIWRVLSHFPLIPLIAAVSYELLRLSAANYHRAWVRALVAPSLAFQKLTTREPDDTMVAVAIAALLPVLAADGAALGEYDPALAGGVPAADEALLAAHEAFA, from the coding sequence ATGAGCGTCAAGCGTTTCCCATACGGCGGGCAGGCAGTTCTCGAGGGTGTGATGATGCGCGGTGTGCATCAGGCGACGGTTGCAGTGCGCAACGCCGCCGGCGAGATCGTGTTCAAGCACGAGCCTTTGAATGTGCGCCGCCGCCACACCTGGGAGACGCTACCATTCCTGCGTGGCGTACTGATGCTCTGGGATGCGCTAAACTTGGGGTCGCGTGCGCTTAATTTCTCGGCGGCAGTGGCACTGGCCGACGAAACGCAGGCCGAGGCGGTTCGCAGTGGTGCGCCAGCCGAGCCAGCGCCGGCCCAGCCGGCAGCCAATACATCGACATCGCTGATGATGCTGGTGTCGCTACTACTGGCGATCGGGATCTTCTTCGTGCTGCCGACGCTGATTGCTAGCCTGGCCGACCGTTTTGGTGCGTCGCCGACCCTGCGCGAGGGCATCAAAAGCCTGCTGCAGCTGGCGATCTTTGTGGGGTATATCGGCGGCATCAGCTTGCTGCCCGACGTCAAGCGGCTGTTTGGCTACCACGGTGCCGAGCATAAGGCGATTAACGCCTACGAGGCCGGTGCGCCGCTTACGGTTGAGCGGGTGCGTGAGTTTACGCTGATCCACCCGCGCTGCGGCACCAGCTTTCTGCTGGTGGTGCTACTGATAAACTTTGTCGTGTCGTTTCTACTGGTTCGCGATCTGCCGCTGATCTGGCGCGTGCTGAGCCACTTCCCGCTCATCCCGCTGATCGCCGCCGTGAGCTACGAGCTGTTGCGGCTCTCGGCTGCGAATTACCACCGCGCATGGGTGCGGGCGCTGGTCGCGCCATCGCTGGCGTTCCAGAAGCTCACGACGCGCGAGCCCGACGATACGATGGTGGCGGTGGCGATTGCTGCCCTGCTACCGGTGCTGGCCGCTGATGGTGCCGCGCTTGGTGAGTACGACCCGGCGCTGGCAGGTGGGGTACCTGCCGCCGACGAAGCTCTGCTCGCTGCACACGAGGCGTTTGCATAG
- the mnmA gene encoding tRNA 2-thiouridine(34) synthase MnmA — translation MAKIMVAMSGGVDSSLAAALLHETGHEVTGVTMHLWDGDDERLAESLCCSLEMTESARRVCAQLGLPYYVFNYQKEFRRHVIDYFLAEYAQGYTPNPCLACNRDIKFRALLTRAAALGIDYVATGHYARIRPPTADAPPAGADRSGMPATTDRALGTGYQLLRARDAGKDQSYMLHMLQQADLARLLFPIGEYTKAQVRTLAAARGLASADRPESQDICFVPGGDYRNLLREQHPESLVPGPIVDMQGREIGRHAGLPLYTIGQRRGLGIAAGAPLYVTQLDSTRNAVVVGPKAALERHTLTAGGVTFVDGGWPTAPFACLAQIRSHADPVPAQVTPGPVGQIDVEFPGPQRAITPGQAVVLYDGEVVLGGGRISA, via the coding sequence ATGGCAAAGATCATGGTCGCCATGAGCGGCGGCGTCGATAGCTCGCTGGCGGCGGCGCTACTGCACGAGACCGGCCACGAGGTGACCGGCGTTACAATGCATTTGTGGGACGGCGACGACGAGCGCCTGGCCGAGAGTTTGTGCTGCTCGCTCGAGATGACCGAGAGCGCCCGGCGCGTTTGTGCCCAGCTCGGCCTGCCATACTATGTCTTCAACTACCAGAAGGAGTTCCGCCGCCATGTCATCGACTATTTCCTGGCCGAGTATGCCCAGGGTTATACGCCCAACCCGTGCCTGGCCTGCAATCGCGATATCAAGTTCCGCGCGCTGCTGACACGCGCCGCAGCGCTGGGTATCGACTATGTTGCCACCGGCCACTACGCTCGCATTCGGCCACCGACGGCAGACGCCCCACCAGCGGGTGCTGATCGTAGCGGCATGCCGGCTACCACCGATCGGGCGTTGGGCACTGGCTACCAGCTGCTGCGTGCGCGCGATGCCGGCAAAGATCAGTCGTATATGTTGCATATGCTGCAGCAGGCCGACCTGGCACGGCTCCTGTTCCCGATCGGCGAGTACACCAAGGCGCAGGTGCGCACGCTGGCCGCCGCGCGCGGGTTAGCCAGCGCCGACCGGCCCGAGAGCCAGGATATCTGCTTTGTGCCCGGCGGCGATTATCGCAACCTGCTGCGCGAGCAGCACCCCGAGAGCCTGGTGCCCGGCCCGATTGTCGATATGCAGGGCCGTGAGATCGGCCGCCACGCCGGCCTGCCGCTCTACACGATCGGCCAGCGCCGTGGCCTGGGTATCGCCGCTGGCGCGCCGCTCTACGTCACCCAGCTCGACAGCACGCGCAATGCGGTGGTGGTCGGGCCGAAGGCCGCGCTCGAACGGCACACACTCACAGCCGGCGGGGTCACATTCGTCGACGGTGGCTGGCCAACTGCGCCATTTGCGTGCCTGGCCCAGATCCGCTCGCACGCCGATCCAGTGCCGGCACAGGTCACGCCAGGCCCCGTCGGCCAGATTGATGTCGAATTTCCAGGCCCGCAGCGCGCGATTACGCCCGGCCAGGCAGTCGTGCTGTATGATGGCGAGGTCGTATTAGGCGGCGGGCGCATTAGCGCGTAG
- the mvk gene encoding mevalonate kinase — MPTNPAVRAPAAAGTSTSAPAKLILCGEHAVVYQRPAIALPLAGIRARVKIAGGRPGRGVLLIARNLRRSWYVADEPANPLSELVVSVLTQLGARTPDLHIAIVSSIPIASGMGSGAAVATALVRGLAEHVGQPLAPADISALVYASEQRFHGTPSGIDNSVIAYEQPIWFQRGGVPPPPGDTGSPGGAALIAPITIAAPFTLLVGDTGVRSATRAPVGEVRQRWLADPAPYEALFGQVGALVAAARTCLAHGQLGVLGGLLSQNHALLQQIGVSSPELDLLVDAAQAAGALGAKLSGAGWGGVMLALVDPTCKAAVAHALKVAGARRVIETLVEAYVP; from the coding sequence ATGCCAACCAATCCTGCCGTGCGCGCCCCAGCTGCAGCCGGCACCAGCACCAGCGCGCCTGCGAAGCTCATCCTGTGCGGTGAGCATGCGGTCGTCTACCAGCGCCCGGCGATTGCGCTGCCGCTCGCCGGCATTCGCGCACGGGTGAAGATCGCTGGAGGCCGGCCAGGGCGCGGCGTGCTGCTGATCGCGCGCAACCTGCGGCGCAGCTGGTATGTGGCCGACGAGCCGGCCAACCCGCTGAGCGAGCTGGTCGTGAGCGTTCTCACACAGCTCGGTGCGCGCACGCCTGATCTGCACATTGCGATCGTGTCTTCGATCCCGATCGCCAGCGGCATGGGCAGCGGCGCGGCCGTGGCTACTGCGCTCGTGCGCGGCCTGGCCGAACATGTGGGGCAGCCGCTCGCACCGGCTGATATTTCGGCGCTCGTGTATGCCAGCGAGCAGCGCTTCCACGGCACGCCGAGCGGCATCGACAACAGTGTGATCGCCTATGAGCAGCCGATCTGGTTCCAGCGCGGCGGCGTGCCGCCACCGCCTGGCGACACAGGCAGCCCAGGCGGGGCCGCGCTGATCGCACCGATCACAATCGCCGCGCCGTTTACACTGCTGGTGGGCGACACCGGTGTGCGTAGCGCGACGCGCGCACCAGTCGGCGAGGTGCGCCAGCGCTGGTTGGCCGACCCCGCACCCTACGAGGCGCTGTTCGGCCAGGTGGGCGCGCTGGTGGCCGCCGCGCGCACCTGCCTGGCGCACGGCCAGCTCGGCGTGCTGGGGGGGCTGCTTAGCCAGAACCACGCCCTGCTCCAGCAGATCGGCGTATCATCGCCCGAGCTCGACCTGCTGGTAGATGCCGCGCAGGCCGCCGGTGCGCTTGGCGCCAAACTCTCGGGCGCGGGCTGGGGCGGCGTGATGCTCGCGCTTGTCGACCCCACATGCAAGGCGGCGGTTGCGCATGCGCTCAAGGTCGCCGGTGCCCGCCGCGTGATCGAGACGCTGGTTGAGGCCTACGTTCCGTAG